Genomic window (Clostridiales bacterium):
CAATAAATCTATCTCATGATCTTGAGTCAACTGCCAAATCATTGCCCCGCCCAAACCTTTCTCTTTGATATATTCTGCCTTTATTTTCATGGATTCCGGATCATCATATGTTATAAAATGTTTTGTTGAAGGGTTCCATAAATAAGGTACTTGTGCGCCCTTACTCCAATAACGAGTATATCCGTTATTTTCCGGATCTTCGCTTATTATTGATTTATAAGATACAGCACCTCCTGAAATAAATTCCTGGCGCAGGCCATTATTTTCAGCAGATACTACAGTATATTGGTAGCCATAAAATGGAACGCCCATAACCAATTTTTCCCTGGGTACCCCTGCCTCTAAGAAGATATTAACCGCTTTATCAACACTGTAAGTTTCTCCATTATCATCGTATAATGGAGCATTATAATCGGCTTTAGTTTCCCAGTTGCCATGAATATCATATGTCATAAGCTGAACATAATCTAAGTACTCATGGGATTTACCAATAGTTGTATTGTTAGCAAAACTGCTGTTTGCTCCGGCTGCAATGGAAAGGCTATAATGCTTTCCGTCCTTTGCTTCCTGAGCATCTAACTTTTCGCGAATCTTTTGAAGCATTAGCGGAAAGTTTTCTTTATCAGCAGGATTCCTAACCGTTCCCGGTCCACCTCCCGATACTGGATATTCCCAATCAAGGTCGACTCCGTCAAAGCCATATTGAAGAAGGAAATCAACTACGCTATCGGCAAATCTTGTTCTGTTTTCATCAGTAGACGCCATGGCTGAAAAATTTCCCGACCATCCCCATCCACCTACGGAGATTATAGTTTTAAGATGCGGGTATTTCTCTTTTAGCTGATTTAATTTAGCAAAGTTCTTGGGATCATTTACTTTATCGCCAAGCTTGATTGTATAAGTCTGACCATCAATATCTGCAAAGGCATAATTAATATGAGTCAATCTGCTTGCATCAGCGTCGTATAATATATTGTAATTGGCACCCCATCCTGCCAGATAAGCAATTACCATATACTGCGGCGGAGTCTTCGCAGGCTTCCACGGCTTTTCCGGCGGCTGCTCCTCAACATTATCCACAATAAATATAGCAGTAGTGGTTATAACTTGTCCTGATTTATCATAAGCAACAACTTTTATAATGCATTGCCCGTCTGGTGCCCAAACGGTATCCCAATTAAGAGAATAAGTCGAGCCTGAAATTTTAACTGAAGAAGCTGGGAACTTATAATATTCCGCTTCTGATGCAGCTACAGTTTTACTATAAAATTCAACTCTATCTATTCCTGCTTCACTGTTTGCATCTGCAGACAGCTTTACAACTCCTGAGTAAGTCCCTTCATTTCCTGCTACTCCAATCTTTCCTTCTCCTCTTATTGTAGAAATTGTTGGAAAATCTTTTAAACTGCTTGGATCCCTTGAGAGCTTAACACCTATAGTGTTATCATGAACTGAAATATTTCCGTCCATATCCTTCGACTTTACTCTAAACATATATACCTTCTCTTCGGTCAATCCCTCAACTTTATAGGAGGTATCCTTCGTAGTGCCTATCTGTCTTCCATCTTGATATATATAATATTCTACAACGTCTTTATCCACCGAAGCATTCCATGCTAACGAAACGCTGGCAGCATCTCTTTTGGTAAACCTCAGTTCAGCAGGTGCCGCAGGAATCGACTTCTTATTGTTATGGGCCAATACTACGCGCGTAACTTCTTCTACCTCATCATTTGCATATGTTATAACCATTTTTAGTATATATTCATTGTCTGGTACCCATGGATCACCAGTCGGCCAGCTCCATGAATATGGCGCCTTAGTCTTTGCAGCATAGGGATAATAATCCTTATCCGGAGCTTCAAGAGCCTTTGCAAGAAATACCACATTTTTCACCTGATAACTGCTGTCCACGATTGCTGTTATTGTTGGTGATTTCTCAATGGTTCTGCCATCTTCAGCAATCGGGCTTACTTCTATCTTCGGTGACGCAATAGTCCTTACATCAGTAGTGCCAGCTGCAGAAAAGTTGCCTGCCGCATCCTTTGCCTTTACTGAAAACTTATATTCTGTGCCAGAATTTAATCCGGTTATTTTGAAAGAAGTGTCAAGGGTTTCTCCTACTGCAATATCATCCTGATAAATTACATAGCCCGTTACCCCTGCATTATCCGTTGAAGCTTCCCAGGTTAAGCTTGTACTATTTCTTGTTATATTTCTTGCCGCCAAATTATTTGGTTTTGTCGGCGCTGTAATATCCTCTGTTTTTACAGTCACGGCATTGCTTGCCGCAGATACGTTACCCGCTTTGTCTAATGCTTTTACCGTAAAAATATACTTGGTATAATCTTTTAGCCCCTCTATTTTATATGTGGTCTTATCCGTCTGTATTATTTTTACTGTTCCCTGGTATATTTCATAAGCTGTTACTCCCTTATCATCTTTTGATGCCTCCCAGGAAAGTGTCACACTGTAGCCTGTCTTGCCAGTCACATGAAGATTTTTGGGCTTAGTTGGCGCGTTGTTATCAACTGTAGAACTGTTTGGGTTGTCTACCGGCGGCTGATTATTTGAATCACCGCCAGGCCTATTATTTGACTTATTATTTGCATTTGTGCTAATATTATTATTGTTGGTATATGTCGCAGATTCAGATACCTGTGTTTGGATAGAGGCATAGGTTGTTTCTGAGTAAACAGCTTTCTCGGAGCTGTTTCCTGCGGCATCCTTTGCTATTATTGAAAATTTATAAGTAGTTCCCGCCTCTAAATCATTAAAAATATAGCTGGTGGTATCTGTTTCACCTATTTTTATATCGTCTAGATATATTTCATAAAGCTTCACTCCAACGTCATCTGTTGCAGCCTCCCATGATAAAGCTATAGAATTTTCAGTTTTGATAGTAGTTGTTATATCGCCGGGTGCTGTCGGAGCTTTTGTATCAGCATTGGCCTTGGGTTCTTCTGTTTTTGTTTTATCATCCTCTTGTTTCAGCGAGGTGTTATCGCTTACTACTGGCTTGTCCCTTTTGGACCCGAATAAAGAATAATGTGAAATAATCATCAAACTAGTTAGTATAAGTACAAAAACCAGGAAAAAATATAAATACTTCTTTGGCTTTATAGCCATATCATCTGCCTCCTTATATTTTTTATAATCTTCCAACGGTTAGAGACAGATTCTGTAGACTTAATTAACTTATTTTGCAGTCACCTCCGTCCTTAAAATCATTTATTAATTTCTTATAATGTTAGTTATGGAAATCTTTACCTTAATTTTAAGTCTTTTTAAAAACCTTTTCAATAACTTCTGAAATATTTTTTTAATATTTTATTTATTGTTTTGAAAGTTTGTTCTTAAACTAAAAGTTTTCATTTAAATACAGTTCTTTCTTTTTAAAATAACTTGCAAGCAGCTCACGGTCACCATAAACCTTCAAATCCTTATTCCACAAAAAATCTTCTATCGATGCATATCCTGTTATGAGCTGAGTCAAAACTTGTATGCTGCAGCTTAAATCAGGCGAGCAGGCTTCTTTCTTTACATCAACGCCATCTTTATTCCAAGTTACCACGAAGGTTCCATTATTCCAATCCAGAAAATCATCCTGCACTTCAAAAGCTAAACAGCCCTCTGGTTTTGGATGGCTTTTAAGCTTTAGTACCTCCTGTAGATCTACGATCCTGCTCATTCCGGAACTAAATACTTCAGCTTTTACAACATAAGGCTCTGGAAAAATAAGATTTAAATTATGAAACTCCGTAGTCTCCCATATGAAATCTCTATAGTTAGGTACAAAGCTGCCAAGAAATTTAAAAATTCCTGCTAAAGCTTCGCCATTTAACCAAACCAGCTCCTTCACCAGCATATCTGCGCCGAAATCCTGCCTCTTTTTGCACTTAAATGTGATATAGCCCTTAGCAGTGCCGTCAGAATCATACCATACATAAGTATATGAATTATTCTTATACGGATCTTCTCCAATATGTCTGTTCCATAAAAAATCATTTCTTACCACCGCAAAATTTTTGTCCGCTGTAAAATTATCATAAATATATCTAATACGATTATCATCCCCTCCTGGAATATAAAGTCTCACTTCACCCGTATTTGGAAAACATCTGAAGCTATCAAGCGGTATTGTGTATTTTACCTTTCTCAAGCTCGCTTCGTATCCAAACTTCCTATAATACTCATTTGAAAACGGATATAGAAATGAAAACCACTGCCTATTTTCCCGCATTTCATTAAAACAATATTTGAAAAGTTTACGTACATAACCTTTATTTCTTTCCTCCGGAAGAGAAATCACTCCTCCTATACCCCCCATATCAACAGCTTTTCCATCAAATTTAAATTTAAATGGGGTCATCTCTAAAGCCGAGCACATTTTCCCATTATCATTGAAGGCTGCACGCCAAGTTTCATAGCCATTATAAAATTTTTCTGGATTCTTCTTTGCTTCGCCAAAATCTTTGCTCCATCTAAAGGCTATGGAAAGAATTCTTAATGCATCGATATGTTCTTCAGGTTTTATTTTTCTTACTTCCATTTTGAACATTCCTCCTTTATTTAGCTAAAAAGACAGCATGTACTATTCTGTCAGATTATCTGCATTTTAATGTATGCAGCGGTCTCATATCTTTTTACTTTTTCCAATAAAATGATACTATATATTAATGCTTTTGCATATGATACCGATGCATAAAAAGTTTTGGACCTCTCATAACTAAAATTGCGAACGTGCGAAGCAATATTATCAATTTGTGCAGCCGTAGTCTATAAGGCATGGCCTGCCCATCAATATCCCCCACGAAGTCGGGGATTCGATATCTTCAAACAGCAAATCGTATTTTTTAGAAAGCCTTTTTAAATCGCGTACAGCTCCGCCGCCAAGGATGCTTATATCGTATTTATCCCCCTCAATAAATTCGGTAATCGGTACCGCCCTTGGCATCACGACCATTCCCGGTCTGTACCACACAACCGGGCATAAATACTTTTTATATCTATCTTTACATGTGCTGTAAATCTTATATTCGAGGCCGCACTGGTCAAAGCCATCCATGCATGTGGCAAATTTGGCGACGAATCTTTCGTCGATGGCATACACCGCCCTGCAGATGCCTTCTCCGATATATTCAAAACTCATCCTGACCTCATCGGGCCTCATACAGTATACGCCATAAAACAATCCGTCCAGCATATTATCGTATTCCATTAAATCTCACCCCGTATTAATATATGAAGCGATATAAAAAATAAGGCATGCCGCAGAACTTACAAAACTTGAATCTGACAAATGAGCGTTCAAAATAATACGATTTCACATGCAACCCGAAAATCTTGGTAAAGAATTGTTCATAAAAAATTTTCATTGTTATAACATTTGCAAACTGGCAATAATTAATATATGATATATAATAATGTAGAAAGGTGAGATGATTATGCTGGAAAAATTAAAGCAAAGACGTGACGAAGGCAGTATAGTAAGTATGCTGATTAAGTACGGAAAATATATAAACAGGCTTGCGGACTATATGACGGGCATACCTTTTGTAGAACAGGTACATCAAAATGAAATATCAAATCTTATCGATATTTGTTACAAATACAAATATATATTATTCAATGTACTTTGTATAAAAGGCGAGTACTATAGGGAAAAGGTTGATAAAGACATAGTAGAAAAATTGGAAAACATGAACATAACCGATCTCCAGGATTGCAAAATCGCAGGCAATTATATATACGAGATAGGCAAATCTTTAAGAGAAAATATGGACTTTTTATTCGCACCCTTTATCAGCAGACCTATTTATATAAGCTTTTTGGATTTTTTCATTATTACATTGATACCGTTGGCATTATATTTTATTATTACGCTGTAGCTTGGCTATAATCTCTTGTTAACGGTATTTTTTTCATGGTTTATTAGCCATTCCTTTCTCCACAGGCCACCTGCATATCCTGTCAAATTGCCATTTGAACCTATTATTCTATGACATGGTACCGCTATAGCTAGAGGATTTTTGCTATTAGCATTTCCAACAGCTCTTACGGCTTTAACATTATTTATCATCTGCGCAATTTCTTTATATGAAGCTGTCTTTCCATAGGGTATTTTTGTAAGTGCATTCCAGACCGATTTTTGAAACTTCGTACCTTCCGGTTCCATTTTAAATGTGAATTTTTTTAAACTTCCTTTAAAATAGGCATCTAATTCATCCCTACATTTCTGCAGAAGCGCCGGTATTTGTAAATCTTCATCATCTTTTCTATCTGAAAATAAAATGGATCTTACTGCATGTTCATCGCCTTTTATTTCGATTATTCCAATAGGTGATGCATAATATGTTTTATACATAAAAAATTCCCTCCCGATTTTTTTCAACATTCTTCAACATTTTGAAATTGGTAATGTATTTTATATTTGAAGAATATTATTTCAATCGCTAAGCTCACAGCCTTAAGAGTCTGTAAACTTATTTCAGGGCAGAATCAGAACTCACTAACGTTCAAACATTGATTCTGCTAATCCTGAACCTTCGTTAACAGACTCTAAAAACTTTCCGCTAATTGCTCTTTCCATAA
Coding sequences:
- a CDS encoding glycosyl hydrolase family 18 protein, which gives rise to MAIKPKKYLYFFLVFVLILTSLMIISHYSLFGSKRDKPVVSDNTSLKQEDDKTKTEEPKANADTKAPTAPGDITTTIKTENSIALSWEAATDDVGVKLYEIYLDDIKIGETDTTSYIFNDLEAGTTYKFSIIAKDAAGNSSEKAVYSETTYASIQTQVSESATYTNNNNISTNANNKSNNRPGGDSNNQPPVDNPNSSTVDNNAPTKPKNLHVTGKTGYSVTLSWEASKDDKGVTAYEIYQGTVKIIQTDKTTYKIEGLKDYTKYIFTVKALDKAGNVSAASNAVTVKTEDITAPTKPNNLAARNITRNSTSLTWEASTDNAGVTGYVIYQDDIAVGETLDTSFKITGLNSGTEYKFSVKAKDAAGNFSAAGTTDVRTIASPKIEVSPIAEDGRTIEKSPTITAIVDSSYQVKNVVFLAKALEAPDKDYYPYAAKTKAPYSWSWPTGDPWVPDNEYILKMVITYANDEVEEVTRVVLAHNNKKSIPAAPAELRFTKRDAASVSLAWNASVDKDVVEYYIYQDGRQIGTTKDTSYKVEGLTEEKVYMFRVKSKDMDGNISVHDNTIGVKLSRDPSSLKDFPTISTIRGEGKIGVAGNEGTYSGVVKLSADANSEAGIDRVEFYSKTVAASEAEYYKFPASSVKISGSTYSLNWDTVWAPDGQCIIKVVAYDKSGQVITTTAIFIVDNVEEQPPEKPWKPAKTPPQYMVIAYLAGWGANYNILYDADASRLTHINYAFADIDGQTYTIKLGDKVNDPKNFAKLNQLKEKYPHLKTIISVGGWGWSGNFSAMASTDENRTRFADSVVDFLLQYGFDGVDLDWEYPVSGGGPGTVRNPADKENFPLMLQKIREKLDAQEAKDGKHYSLSIAAGANSSFANNTTIGKSHEYLDYVQLMTYDIHGNWETKADYNAPLYDDNGETYSVDKAVNIFLEAGVPREKLVMGVPFYGYQYTVVSAENNGLRQEFISGGAVSYKSIISEDPENNGYTRYWSKGAQVPYLWNPSTKHFITYDDPESMKIKAEYIKEKGLGGAMIWQLTQDHEIDLLNSIYEVLKTKGH
- a CDS encoding GNAT family N-acetyltransferase, with amino-acid sequence MEVRKIKPEEHIDALRILSIAFRWSKDFGEAKKNPEKFYNGYETWRAAFNDNGKMCSALEMTPFKFKFDGKAVDMGGIGGVISLPEERNKGYVRKLFKYCFNEMRENRQWFSFLYPFSNEYYRKFGYEASLRKVKYTIPLDSFRCFPNTGEVRLYIPGGDDNRIRYIYDNFTADKNFAVVRNDFLWNRHIGEDPYKNNSYTYVWYDSDGTAKGYITFKCKKRQDFGADMLVKELVWLNGEALAGIFKFLGSFVPNYRDFIWETTEFHNLNLIFPEPYVVKAEVFSSGMSRIVDLQEVLKLKSHPKPEGCLAFEVQDDFLDWNNGTFVVTWNKDGVDVKKEACSPDLSCSIQVLTQLITGYASIEDFLWNKDLKVYGDRELLASYFKKKELYLNENF
- a CDS encoding methylated-DNA--[protein]-cysteine S-methyltransferase is translated as MYKTYYASPIGIIEIKGDEHAVRSILFSDRKDDEDLQIPALLQKCRDELDAYFKGSLKKFTFKMEPEGTKFQKSVWNALTKIPYGKTASYKEIAQMINNVKAVRAVGNANSKNPLAIAVPCHRIIGSNGNLTGYAGGLWRKEWLINHEKNTVNKRL